The proteins below are encoded in one region of Aquisphaera giovannonii:
- a CDS encoding phosphotransferase family protein, which translates to MRELTEANAALYLRESGRVPDGVGLSVRELAGGVSNVVLRVDFDPAAGSPPIVIKQCRERLRVAMEWLAPLDRIWAERSALGLLATILPDGMVPAVLFEDRDEYLFAMSCAPDDSATWKSHLMAGRIDPEIARGLGETLAQIHILAPGRPALRGELADRSLFEKLRVDPYYRTIARRHPEVAPAIESLIAAMDDLPEEERTLVLGDYSPKNILVHARGVVLLDFECAHAGDASFDLGFFMSHLLLKAVRADLAHPGAGGPYLRLADDFWFAYFGRLDRDWWPNGPSSPPYGRRYEMGQAHLAACLLARIDGKSPVEYLDEEARGFVRDVAIEALRQDPRPFGGIRRLLKSRLEARRGTTHGGG; encoded by the coding sequence ATGCGGGAACTGACCGAGGCCAACGCCGCCCTCTACCTCCGCGAGTCCGGCCGCGTCCCCGACGGCGTGGGCCTGTCCGTCCGCGAGCTCGCCGGCGGCGTCTCCAACGTGGTCCTCCGCGTGGACTTCGACCCCGCCGCGGGGAGCCCGCCGATCGTCATCAAGCAGTGCCGCGAGCGGCTCCGCGTGGCCATGGAATGGCTCGCCCCGCTGGACCGCATCTGGGCCGAGCGCTCGGCGCTGGGCCTGCTCGCGACGATCCTCCCCGACGGCATGGTCCCGGCCGTCCTGTTCGAGGACCGAGACGAGTACCTCTTCGCGATGTCGTGCGCCCCGGACGACTCCGCGACCTGGAAGTCGCACCTGATGGCCGGGCGCATCGACCCGGAGATCGCCCGGGGGCTCGGCGAGACGCTGGCCCAGATCCACATCCTCGCGCCCGGCCGCCCGGCGCTCCGGGGGGAGCTCGCCGACCGCTCCCTCTTCGAGAAGCTCCGGGTCGACCCCTATTACCGCACGATCGCCCGGAGGCACCCCGAGGTCGCCCCCGCGATCGAGTCGCTCATCGCCGCGATGGACGACCTGCCCGAGGAGGAGCGGACCCTCGTCCTGGGCGACTACAGCCCCAAGAACATCCTCGTCCACGCCCGCGGCGTCGTCCTCCTGGACTTCGAGTGTGCCCACGCCGGGGACGCCTCGTTCGACCTCGGCTTCTTCATGAGCCACTTGCTGCTGAAGGCCGTGCGTGCCGACCTGGCCCATCCCGGCGCGGGGGGCCCGTATCTCCGCCTCGCGGATGACTTCTGGTTCGCGTACTTCGGCCGGCTCGATCGGGATTGGTGGCCCAACGGGCCCTCGTCGCCTCCCTACGGGCGTCGGTACGAGATGGGGCAGGCGCACCTGGCGGCCTGCCTGCTCGCCCGGATCGACGGCAAGAGCCCCGTCGAGTACCTTGACGAGGAGGCGAGGGGGTTCGTCCGCGACGTCGCGATCGAGGCCCTCCGCCAGGATCCCAGACCGTTCGGCGGCATCCGGCGCCTGCTGAAATCGAGGCTCGAGGCGCGGCGGGGCACGACGCACGGCGGAGGCTGA